CTATATGGTACTGAACTGTAAAATTATAAGTTAACAGTATAGTTTTCGTAACACGaggtaaaagtgaaaaaatatatcaaaattgaTTCCGAATCAAAAAGCTTatgtttttaatgaaatatataatGGACCTGGACGTAATTTTAGAAGAATGGAATAACAAAATTACGATTTGTAAGCGTGTTTACAATAGCTAAATGAAATAACAGATTTTTTAATatctttgtttatttatactttACTAAGACGTTGGGTAAATAAAGAAgagtaaaacaaaataaagcTTGTTTAATTATGTTCAGTCTTAAATAAAACATTGTTATTaacatttacatgaaaaataacaCGTATACTTGCTTATACTCTTGACTCGAGACAAACTCTATACAATCGTCTTCACACACACACAGCAAAAACTGATCATTTTAAATGTCACCGATGGTACGCGTTAGACGTATAACAAtctaaccctttaccaggctaaggcccacttgcaccattccactaacccggggttatacggctaaacctggagttgccatggttacccatacaatttgacactaggttaacggtttaaccgcttaaccccgggttagtgggatggtgcaagtgggcctaagggatatatatttcccacatacggcacttcaaacatgtgttctattttcgatgagtaagcctgacattcgattgtaatttttgaaatgtcagcctggtaaaagGTTAAACACGCATATTCTTTCTTTAATGATAGTCAGCGACGATATTCTAATATAGTAGGTGTTATTCATTATTCATCTCCAAACTTAATATTCTGCGCCAGCTTAATGGCCCCCGAGTAGTTGATGGTGACGGTGGAGCGGCGCATGTAGCTCTTCCAGCTGTCGGAGCCGCACTCGCGGCCGCCGCCCGTGGCCTTCTCGCCGCCGAACGCGCCGCCCACCTCCGCGCCGTTCGTCGGGATGTTCACGTTCACGATGCCGCAGTCCGAGCCGCTGGGACCGATCCACTGGAAACAGATTCATGACTCATTTTAGTCCTTTGAACGCGACGCCTGGCCACGCCTTCGTCTGCTGTTTTTATCGTCAACCTTGTTGAAATGCACGAAAGTTGATATTGGCCTATTGCCACGCGcgtcatggctcctctacacgatgggccagcgccggccactccaagggacgcagccatgcggtagaatgagatagcaatatcacttgctccctctaacgcataaatgagtcccttggagtggccggcgctggcccatcgtgtagggGAGCCATCAGGTGAGGTCTTTGGTAGTCAAAGGGAgattatagtgtaaataacattatttgcggtatttgacacattatgactgacgtatatagagatgtaactaacgcaaatcgattgtcacagcaagcgattacgattggatggcacgtagactgaggtatcgaattgtgacgtataatgaatttttatttgagatttaaataaagctagaattatatggttttcccgcaagctaccggtcggccggtgtatttaatacaccgaccgagtaggtcgcacccattgtcaaaattgaaactaactggggatctatttgaaagtttatttatgttattcctgtgtcaaatttgttgtctgttaagtgacgataaatatatccatatttgcagttaattatccaccttttccttatttttgttaaaagaaaaatgaaaaattcatatcgatttacttagacgactaccgattcataacggtggtgtccggccaaccctaaaattaaaaaataaaagacgtagaacgtaaacgttcgcagtgcagttgttttcctttgtgatttcgatgtgcaaaacattttacgtagtattgctgttgtgagtgacagacgtcaaataccgcaaataatgttatttacactttaAAACGAGTCTCTTTACATAATTTCTAGACCGCACCGATCTAGGATTTAAGGAAATAAAATCTATTAATAGCTAAGTTTTGGTGATTAATTTGGAGAAGAGTCAattttttaaaccttaaatCAGAATACTAAGGGTGAAATTCTATtgagaagtaggtacctatgtgatTAATAAACCTTACTagacctggcggcttagcacggtcgcgtttttatcccttgtcaccatgcctgtcacgttctaacaagtacgtaagtgcgaaagggacgcgcatagtgatagacgataaaaatggaaccgtgctgcgcccactggGGATGATGGCTGCATTAAATTTCAACAAAAATAACTTCATgaagtaaattatttatataaaattattttatctttttttacTCGTTTCTGACTGAAAAACATAATCTTaagtagagatgccccgaatagtgaatctggtcgaataccgaataccgaatattcggtcccactctcggccgaataccgaatattcggcgatcgaatattcggcatgacatgcaaatattttgagtcacaattacttagaggatataaccaacggagacgccatgtctaaaattttcggtacaaaatagtctgccgttttttgcgggggaggggcacatcaaatgtataggtacgtcatgtcagataaacgtcagtccatacatatggttgacatgtggttgaccattggccgcctattttctacagagtggaacgcctgttaatggcggctccattgttaattactccgaccacaattattatgaaaactgtttgacaactaagcacaacgtttgctaagatatatttttatgttgaacagaattaatgaatgtagttagagtcaatcaaatcagacccatgataaaaataaaatattttgtaatcaacaaatgctcaaaaacgtaccttcgtatttaactacttttcaagaatacatttaaatatgaaatatacatacctagttttaggttattttttatgtaatttttctttttaggtgcaatagatattcggtattcggccgaatagtaggcaacattcggccgaataccgaatattcggcaaagtagccgaataggccgaataccgaatagttgccgaatattcgtggcatctctactcTTAAGTATTAAAAACTTACCTTGAAGATATCAGCTAAGCTCTCAGTGAACAAACTCGAAGACAGCCCTTGTTCCACCTCGTTGTTGTACGCGATGCCAGTAGTCAAGTCCGGGATCTCGAGGCAGTAGACGATGGGAGCGAAGCACTCGGTGTGGACGAGCGATTGGCCGTGTAGCACTTCTATTGAATGTTGCAGGCCTTTCGGACTgagaaatttaataaataccttGTAAATATCCGCTAAGCTCTCAGTAAACAGGCTCGATGACAGCCCTTGTTCCACCTCGTTGTTGTACGCGATGCCAGTAGTCAAGTCCGGGATCTCGAGGCAGTATACGATAGGCGCGAAGCACTCGTAAGGACAAGCAATTGGCCGTGTAACAGTCCTTCTATTGAATGTTGCAGGCCTTTCGGACTGAGAAAtttaatatataggtaccttaaAGATATCCGCTAAGCTCTCAGTGAACAAACTCGAAGACAGCCCTTGTTCAACTTCGTTGTTGTACGCGATGCCAGTAGTCAAGTCCAGGATCTCGAGGCAGTATACGATAGGCGCGAAGCACTCGTAAGGACAAGCAATTGGCCGTGTAACAGTCCTTCTATTGAATGTTGCAGGCCTTTCGGACTGAGAAAtttaatatataggtaccttaaAGATATCCGCTAAGCTCTCAGTGAACAAACTCGAAGACAGCCCTTGTTCAACTTCGTTGTTGTACGCGATGCCAGTAGTCAAGTCCGGGATCTCGAGGCAGTAGACGATGGGAGCGAAGCACTCGGTGTGGACGAGAGATTGGCCGTGTAGCAGCCCTTCTATTGAATGTTGCAGGCCTTTCGGACTGAGAAATTTAAAAGGTATTCACCTTGAAAATATCCGCTAAACTCTCGGTGAACAAACTCGAAGACAGCCCTTGTTCCACCTCGTTGTTGTACGCGATGCCAGTAGCCAGGTCCGGGATCTCGAGGCAGTAGACGATGGGCGCGAAGCACTCGGTGTGGACGAGCTTGTGGTCGTGGGGCAGGCCTGTGACGATGGTGGGCTCCACGAAGTAGCCTTCACGCTCGATCACCTGCGTGCAACACACATATTACTAATACCATCCAATCATTTATACATTGTTATgtgttaggggctgtccataaattacgtcatcgatttttgacccccccccccctaaaatcatcaaaaaatcatgcttcgaatgaccccgtatcctcctacgtcatgctaccatcatccgatgtccagacccccccccccctaatttgaaatgacgtaatttatgaatagccccttagccCGATGCGAGTTTCTGAAAGTAATGGGTCACCGATCTTGCTGACTACTAAACTACATCTTATATCAACGAGATAAAGTCTAATTCACCTTTCCACCAAACTCGATCTTGCCGCCCGCCTTAACAATTTCAGCAACAGTCAACAGGCCGCTGATGGCGTAGGCAGGGGTTCTATAAAGAGTTTCTAGCAACAGTGGGTGACCGAGTTTATTCACTACTAAAATGCACCTTATCTCAACTAAATAAAGTCTAATTCACCTTTCCACCATACTCGATCTTGCCTCCCGCCTTAACGATTTCAGCAACCGTCTTCTTATAAGCTTCAACGGCCGCCGGTGTGTGTAGAGGTCCGATAAGGGTTTCTGACAGTAGGGGGTCACCGATCTTGCTCACTACGCCGGCGAAGGCCTTGGTTAGGCGGGATACGACTTCGCTGTACACCTGGGAGACATTAACAGTCGTGGATTCAGTCACAAACCATTTAAGTTTAAGAGACATTTTGAAACAGTATTTGTCATTGCACCTAATTTTTTAGCGCTCACGTACCTACTGCTTTATACCTATAAagccaggaatatatgatcacgcgccatgttacAGAGTTTCActgaaacaattttttttttcataccatTCTGAACTGTCACCTtgtacatgagaataacagcgccctcttgacaatgatcatatattactggtcaggctttactacAATATTGTTACGCATTGTAACAGAAGGTCCTAGGTGAAAGATGTGGTTATGGTTAGTTTTAGTTGCCGCTGTTGATTGGTGTAGGTGCGCGCGAATACCGCGGCTGCTGCTTGTACAAAGTCTAGTCTAGGTTGTTGACGCCGACATTGCCACTTCACCTTCTTGTAGTAATAGAAGGTTGTCGGCGACGTTGCCAGCTCACTTTTATGTAGTAATAGAAGGTTAACGGCGACGTTGCCAGCTCACCTTCTTGTGCAGCAGCAGCCTGCGGGTGGTGGTGCAGCGTTGGCCCGCGGTGCCGGCGCAGGCGAACAGCGCGGCTTGCAGGAGCAGGTCGAGGTTGGCGTCCTCGTTGACGATGATGGCGTTGTTGCCGCCCAGCTCGAGTAGGTGGCGCCCGAAGCGCTTCTGCACTTCTACTCCGACCTGAAAGAATATGTGAACGTGAACACATAACTGAGAATGTGGTTACGCCAGGTTTCATCATCATAGATTTTCGATTTTTCAACTATACAGGATTGGTTTCCGAACGCTTCGATCATATATTTTCTGTTAAAGTTGCCACATCATAAAAAGCTTGCGTTCAAACATCAACTCCCTATTTCTCAAAAATCAATGGTCAATGTTCTGTCTAAAGGACGTCCGTCCTTAACACGTTCACTACGCAAATTCGTGTAACTCAAAATTAACCATGCTTTGTTTTACGTCTTTCGGCCCAGTGCCGCAGTGTGTTTGTTAACCAGCTATTGTCCGAAATCTTTACCACCAACGCACCGCTAGGGATGTTGTTCTTCACAAAAACACTCCACAAATCATTAGCCATTGCTACCAGAGCGACAAGCCCTAAAGAAAGACACACCTGTTGTCCAACGGCAGTGCTGCCAGTGAAGGAGACCAGCTTCATCCTCGGATCCTTGACCAGCTGTT
The Cydia splendana chromosome 8, ilCydSple1.2, whole genome shotgun sequence genome window above contains:
- the LOC134792931 gene encoding putative aldehyde dehydrogenase family 7 member A1 homolog, which produces MSRILCRGVLSLRVISAPMARNASYLIEDPKYSFLKDLGLEKKNVGVFNGKWQANGQVIQSFSPANGKVIAEVQAASSSDYESCAAAAQEAWREWAELPAPARGEVVRQIGDALREKLQPLGQLVSLEMGKILPEAIGEVVEYIHVCDLALGLSRSLPGTILPSERPGHVLIEKWNPLGAIGIITAFNFPVAVFGWNSAIAMVCGDTSVWKPSDTTPLIAVAVTKIVEGVLVKNNIPGAVASLCVGGKDVGQQLVKDPRMKLVSFTGSTAVGQQVGVEVQKRFGRHLLELGGNNAIIVNEDANLDLLLQAALFACAGTAGQRCTTTRRLLLHKKVYSEVVSRLTKAFAGVVSKIGDPLLSETLIGPLHTPAAVEAYKKTVAEIVKAGGKIEYGGKVIEREGYFVEPTIVTGLPHDHKLVHTECFAPIVYCLEIPDLATGIAYNNEVEQGLSSSLFTESLADIFKWIGPSGSDCGIVNVNIPTNGAEVGGAFGGEKATGGGRECGSDSWKSYMRRSTVTINYSGAIKLAQNIKFGDE